The region CCCCTTTGTTTCAAGGTGAGTCTTAGCAAAGAAAAATGGTGCCCTCGGGCGTGGGGTGCAATCTTTTGAGAATTCAGCATTTGGATTGAGTCTTGGCCATTTCACTGATAACTGTCTAGTGTGTCCTGCACAGATTCTTGTAAGGAGCTTGCTACTTCTGGTACAGCCAAGATGGAACTTCATGTAACAGTGTTGTTAGATACAGTGTGAATGTGGCTTCTAGAGTCGTTTCAGTTTTTAGACAGCATGGGAAAATAAAGAGTGTAAAAGCCACATTCCAAAGTCCTACAAGTGTTATTTAATCATAGGAACAACTATTTAGCGCAGCACGTTTTAAAAACTTCTCAAATTCTCCCAAGTCCAAGTAACATATTTTATCAAaacttttacctttttttttcaagaaagtCTCAATTGCTATCCAAATGTGCATTTTAAGTGACTATAAAGAGGTAAACTAGTCCAGATTGAGCAAACTAAGAATGCCCATAGCTGATCTGCTCAAATTAAGCCCTTTTAACTGAttgactcaaactaagaatgCCCATAGCTGTTCAAATTAAGCCATTTTAACTGATTGACTCGAATTAAGAATGCCCATAGCAGAAAAATGATTGACTCAAATTAAGAATGCCCATAGCTGATCTgctcaaataaataatattcatacTGGTCTGCTCAAACCAGGAATGCTTATGCTGatcggctcaaatcaagaatgcccATAGTTATGGGCTTAAACTTGGAACATCGTGGTTACAAGTGTAAACCACAATCACTATGGTGAAAACatgttaattatataataattgaagCTCAATCATTCATTGCTGTAATGAGGTTCAATAAACCAGCATCAGAAACAGCATAAAACTCTATCTATCTAATAAAGTTCATCCTTTTAGATAACAAATGCTATGGTTAAGTCAGACAATTGTAACCTATCTAGATGCTTTGAAAACAATTAAGTTGCACTTATTTGGTAGAAGGGGAAAGCAAACAAGCTGAAGAAGCTGCGGTGAAATGTGATCTCTTATGGCCACCCAAAGCTTGCCCAGAAGAAAACAGTCTGTAACAGAAAGGGCATTCATGGAGTTTCTCCTCCACATCCCCATTATTCTCCCCTACAttttcattatcatcatcatcatcatcatcacagaGCCCTTTGACAACAATCTTCTTGTGGCTGGCTCTATGACCCCCCAGCGCCTGATAAGACCTAAACACTTTCCGGCAACTCTCACATCTGTATTTCCTCTTTCCGTTCGCCGTCTTCTTAGCCTCGCCGGAGCTCTTTTCGTCAGTATTCCACTTGTCTCTGGACAGCATCATCAAGCAGTAAGCTCCGTCTTCTTCCGGCGAGTTGTCCGAGACTGAACTCTCCGTCTCGCTgtcgccggcggcggcggcgccggccGACTGCATGTAAGGGTTCCAGACGTGAGATCTCATATGCCCACCCAAAGCTCTACCGTTCACGAAATTTCTCGAGCAAATCCTGCACTTATGTTCCTCCATCTACGAGAAATTAAACAACAAACAAAACTGatcaaaatcaagaaattaTCTCTCGATCTATCGGTTTTTTGTTTCCTTTACTCAGTTGAATTGAAGTGTCTGTTTCTTTGAAGAAGTGTAAAGAGAGAGGGAACTAAGGAGTAGGTAACAGGCAACAGGCATTCCTCTTTCCACTCCGGCATAcattatatgtataatataatgtatacaaatatttaaaaaaaatactgttttaatttcaattgtacgtatcataattcacaaataaaagatgaaatattatttcttattatgaGAAATATACTCGGatatacaattcctatactacattatattatgtgtatctGTTCAGTATTGGGTCCGGTCAAGTTCCTATATATAAGCGCACAAACCCTTCAAATTGAAATTGCATATATAGGCGGATAGTTGGATTAATATACATTAATTACTAAATCTGGTCTTTTGATTTTGGTTTACCCCGaatggaaattaaataaaataaaaatccaagtataccaaatacggagtatatataatcTTGATAATTATcccatcaaataaataaataaaattattgagtgTCTATTACAAATTGCAAAAATTGATACTCTTACAGATTTACTACACTAAAAATTTCTTTAGATCGAGTTTATAATCCCAACATATAAATTTCAAGATCTTGcttaatatgataaaaattaaataatttctttcaaaaaatgataacaataattaaacaataatacTCATTAAACTCCTCATCAGCTCATTTACACCCATGAAACAATTGAAATGGGTCTGGAAAacatgcatgttttttttttgatgtaGTTCAGGATTTCCACCCTCGGATACAGTGTTACTCAAGAATCAGCTCTAACCTCAGCCGTTGATCCAATCCCAACCTGCAACCATGGCGAAGCATTGCCCTTATTAATGCTACTCATCTCTTTCATCCCACTGAGCTTCGCTAATTCCACTTTATTATTACTATCCGCTTCATCATCCTCGTAGACATCATCTACGTTTGCGGCGGCGATTTTCTGGTGTTCCTCGTCAATAATAATGTTGTTGTCGTTGTTGTAGTAGTCGTTATTGTCGTCGTTATTCGGAGATACCTCGAACGGACGGAGATGAATGTCCGTAGATACCTCGAAGCTAAACGGGTTCCGTGGGTCCCGCCTTATTATCCCGCCGGCGGCGGCGATGTCGTCGCCGGCGGGGAGATTGAGGTCGAGGGATTTTGGTTGTTCTTGATGATGAAAGGGGAATTTAGGGGCGGAGGTTTCTGGGGAATAGGAATTGTTGGAATTGGAATTTGCTGCCGAGGTGATCCAATGGCATCTTTTGTGGCCTCCTAGGGCTTGTCCGGTGGAGAAAACTCGGTGGCAAATGGAACATTCGTGATCCTTCGATTTCCTTCTGGAAGGTTCGAATTGGTGCAGGTACGAGGATGTTTTGGAAGGCGGGAAGAAATCGTCGTGGGTTGTGACGTCATCGTCGCCGCCGCCTATGACGTCATCTATTTGGTCTTGTTTGGCGGCGTAGCATCCTTTGACTTTCTTGTGGCTGGCTCTATGGCCACCCAAGGCTTGATGGGAAGTGAAAACTTTCTTGCATGCCTTACATTCAAACAGTCctttagaagaagaagaagcggTCCCTTTCGCCTTGTAATCCACGCGCGGCCGGGTGGCGGCGGCTAGTGGAGCAAGAAACACCGCGGCCGCGGCGGCGCTTGACTCCGCTTCCTGCTCCGCCCGCGCGTTGGCCAAATCAATCAGGCATTTCGCGAGAATAATGTCTTCGTCCTCGCTGGAATTCGAGGCAAAGTTCCCAACTTTAGCCGCCCGGAAAGACCTTTTCCGTTTAGACCACCCCGCCCCTTTCCGGCCAAAATCCTCATCCCCGTCGTCGGAAACCAGCGACTCGGCGTCGTCGGAGCTGCATTTCCCGTGCTCCAGAAACGATTTCCAGGAAAAAAACTCCTTCCCGCAATTCTCACAAACCCTAACACTCTTCAATCTATTCGGATTCGCTCTCAATTGATACATCCTCTTAAAGCTCGTCCTCTCACCTCCATTATTATCATTCATCTTCTCATCCCAATCACTAGCCTGATCCTCATCCTCCATGGTCGCACTGTCATCTCCGATCCCATGCGCTCTCATATGCCCTCCCAAAGCTCTCCCGCACATAAACCCTTTCTTACAAACCCTGCAATAATGCTTAAATTGCTGCCCATCTTGATCAATACaagccatatatatatgattcaaaaattatatatattgaaagaCGAGAATGGGGAGAGATAGAGGATGGGGAAGGAGGAGTGACAAATAAGTTTGTTCTTGTAGTGGAAGCGGTTGTGTGGATGTGAGGACAGAGTTAAGGTTAGTCCTAGTTTTTAGCGAAATGAATTGAAGCTCGTGGGATGCATGGGAGGAAATTAAAATGCATGCATGGTGGGTACGGACGGCGGAGAAGAAGATGCATGCAGTGATCGGAGcaactaattaacaaaattagggATGACCAAGTGATTGACTAAGCTAGGAGTGTTTGTCTCTGTTCCCTTCAATTCAAAGCCAAGTAAACACACACGTTTCTCACATTTCTCCTCTTCTCTCGGTTGCTCTTACGGTTTTCTTAATCTCTCTGATTATTATCTTAATCATTGTTGTCATGATATAACAATTCTTATACCCTGAACCAGAGTTAATATTGCATTTTTGTCAACTTGAGGGTGATATTAACAGTTTTTGTTCATGTAACTGACAATATGATAACTACATGCATGCATAGAAACGATCAACCGCAGATATGGAATATGTCAACTATAGATACAgaatctgaaaattattttcggATCAGGATTTACAATGCAAGATGAACCCTAGTCGATGTATAATTTGCCGATATATAATCACActatcaatcgttatatcgtggaccaggatccacagtgcactgtggaccttgATCCAATACACATGATTTGACTTCATAATAAACATACACATTTACGACAATATTTTAAACCGTGattcacacaactgtgtggaatAATTTGCCAATCAATCACTCAGTCTATCACCATCACAAATATTATTAGATAGAAGCATAAAGCCCATATCAAATGGGTGAGATAAGGCCCATATTGATTACAGGTTATACAGCTCAATAACACCCCAAATTGTTATCCTCTAAGGCCCATCTTATGGAATGATCAATATGAAAGGGCTATACTATTACAAACAACATTCCTTTGGGCAATGATTATATGTAAGGCCCAACAATAttgcatattttttatttacaagaaaATTTACAATTGCTACGCAAAAGTGCACTATGAATGAATGTTGCATTCTGATTCTATCTTGACAAAAGACCACACCAAATTAGATCAACCTAAGTTGTCGATAATTGATTAACTTAAACAAAGAAGACCAATACGTAACTTCCACATAAAGCTAGACTTATAATTTTGTGATTCTCAAACCAACTACATGACTTACTCACCAGGAATTGCGTTCAACAATATTGTATTGTCTCTACAGTACATGCTACCCAAAAACATATTGGTTACTCAGTGCAACCAGTAACCATGTTGATCgatcctttataattttatatttatttatttcaattttaatggaGTGAGGGCAAGTGCTTTCTATACTAAGAATTCCAAATGATGACAAAATAGAGAGGGAGTGGCTGAGTTGTAACCagcacaatataatatataggcTCAAACAACGAGTGGATAACATTAAAACACCAAAcataaatgaagaattgaatcACCCCATACATTGACCCCATCCTATCaatctttttatattattatatatatcttcctATATATCCATCATCGTGCTTGGTCTCCTTTTCTGCCGATTGCATTATCTATATATGCTGTTTGTACAGCTCCACAAGACATGTCTGTATGGGAAGACTTTTCTAGTGCTTATGCATACAAACAAAAAGTTTATAGCCACAATTTGAGTAGCATTCAAATTAGTGCTTATAATGTATTGTACTTTATAATGTAGTGCACAATTATAACCAAAATTGttatttctatacattttttgagaaaatgagGAAACCGTATCTAATATCTAAAGGCCAGGTGTGCACTAGATATATATATCCCATGTTCTTGTGTAATATATAGCTCACAAATCACACATGAAAGGTAAATTGAAGCGACATGCTTGACTGAGAGGTGCTGACAGTAATTTGCCTCTAATGGAAACTATATGTACAATTTAACTCCATTAAAAATTGTCCAAAATCTCACTGTTTTTTACAGCAATAAGCTGAATGTTGTATCCTCTCTTTGTTTTGATTTGATATCTTGAGCACATCTCAAAGTCCTCTCAATTTGGTAGCCTCCTCCAATGCTCACTTCTCTCTCAAGATGGCAGCAGTAGCTATGGAATACACTCACATTCACATGCAATTTGAATCTCATCAAGAACAAAAACTCTACCTCCAATTTGTTCATTTCCATTGTTGTCAATCCACCCACTCTTGCAAAGTAAGAATTCCTATAATTCCTGTTCAAATTAATCAATCATATAAGAAATCTCGGACTATAACGCACCTAAGTCAAACCAATCCTAAAACATTAAATTCAGTCGGAACGTATACCAATTCAGGTACTCATTCACAATTACTATCTAAAGGTGTCGCTTGTAATTATGATTCTAACCGGCAAAGGATCAGAAAGAAATAAACTAGCCTATAGCTGATTGATTCAAACTAAGAAAATCATACCACATTAATTAGGTCGTTTTCACTAGAGATCGAACTTGAAACTTTGTGATTACACAATAGCCAACCAACTTAACTGGAATTGCCCTATATTCAGTGTCTATATTTCATCCCTATTCTCAAGAACATATATAAACCCAgagaataaaaaattagagagagagagagagatgagagacAACTTACATATCTTCAACATACTTAGAAGCCACCATGATGGTAGTGATGAGGAGCCTATGTACATTTGTGGGACCAATTCTGAACTGAGGATGGAGGTGGCAGAATCTGTCGAGGTAAACATAGGCGACAACATAAACCGACGGTCCGGCTCCGGTGTACCGGAAAACCCTCTCCAAGTACGACTCAATCGTCATGTCCGGCGCCTCATCGCACTCAAAAACCTTAGTTAATCCCACATTATCCTTGGACACCATAGCCCCTCTCAAGTAGTTCCTGGCAATTCTCTGGTTCCTCGCCACCGTCCTCCCAATCAGAGAAGCAATAACTGAGATCACCAATGGAGTGCTCGATTGTTGCTTATATGCATACAAATACAGATCATCCCTAAGCTTTCTCGGAGATATTATTgaagcttcttcttcttttcccaCCGCCATTTCCATACAGATTTGAAGCTTTTGAGCCTTTTATCAATGGAGAagtggtttatatatatatatatatagatggcCCCTTCTAGCTCCAGCCCTGTTTAGGACGGGGTGTAATAAGGTAGAGGgtaaagaattaaaattttgcatTTGGAAATGGGGAGGAAGGGGagatagatatataataatataattattgttgtaTGTGTCATTatcaaaatacaatatttttgtctCCTTATTGTAAAGGCAATAATGGCCACGGACACCACCAAAAGTTTTGCTTAAATAAATGTTTCACCACCCAacttgtcatcatcatcatataatACATACATTCATACTGTGGCAATTGGCATGAATCCAGATACATCATTAGTTAGCTACATTATGCATACTTAGCTGTTACTCCTTAGATTTGCTGTATTTTAGGCATATGTCATCTAATGTCTTCATTACTCTACAATTAATTAACATGAATTTCGCTTAGTTCGAGTTTGATGAGTTTGACTCTAGTGCACACATATGTCAATAACATGCAGTGTCTTGGATTAAAATAGCACACCGGAGAACAACACACCCATTATGCCAAACACGAGAGAATAGTAAGTTATTACACCCCCTTTACAAGAGTTTTCAACATTGCAGTTACATTAATAGCTTGTTTACCAACTACTTAAAATTGTTAGGTTgtataaaatcaaataatttacatatttttaacaggcataataaattagtaattatttattaacattctTAGTTTAAATCAGTCAGTTATGAACAATTTCAATGGGTGCGGGTACACGTGAGAGGTGTTGCCGACGGTGGAAAGGGGGAAGAGACAGATCCAGTTTGAAACAGAGGCAAGGAGATATGGAGATCAAATCAAAGGTACAAATTTTGTACAATATCATGAATACCAACAACTCCTCCTACACCCACACAGCCTGTTCCATGCCCTAAATTACAACTTTATTTGGGGCCCAAACCCGAGACTCCAATTCAGAAATGGACCCTCTTATGTACTTCAATGTATCCAGCAGCTTTGGTGATTTAGTGCTACCTCAAAACCACATGATCTAGAGATTTATTGTATTGGTTAGCACAAGATTTTGAGGTCTAGTGGCTGGTGGCACCGACATGACTTTAGATTGTGAGATGGTAAGGTTGAACTACCttataattttagattaaaacGGTGTAGGTTggacttcaaatcttcaatattTCTAGGATGTCTTTTAAGTGCCCTGAATGTTTacaaatttatatactgaatgttcacaattataTTGActgtttacaattcaaattgtgaacattcagtcaaattattctgtggactcgagtttaccttgcaaggtggactcgagtCTAAaatacatactgaatgttcacaatttatatactgaatgtttacaactgaatattcacaattcagattatgaacatttagtatgtaaatgaatACAGGTATACCTTGTTCTTGTTAGGTGAACCCGGGTCCATAactccatggtataactattgggtGTTATATGCTAAAAGAGTTTTCCCTTGAATGTGGGCACTTCTATAAATTCGAAATTGGGCCTGGCTCAAAAAAGGCATTGAGGCCCAATAATATTTTAGAGGGCTTTTTATTAAGATGAGACAACATTTAAGGCCCATCTTAGTTGGTGACGTGGCGATAAATGATTGGAGAAGCGTACGTGGCTGACAGCATTGAATTTTGGGCGAGTTCCATACAAGCAGTGGTGTTCGTTTTTACCGTCATTTTTGCTGAGCCTGAGGGATTCAATCAATCTGAACACAAAACCCTAATTTCGATTCGTGAAAGTTAAGGTCAGATTATAATCTTCTCTTGTCTCCTCCGTTTTCAATTACTCCGTACTTTAATGAATCTATGTGCTTGTGTCGGGAATGGGGGCCGGGGAGATAGATCTTTGATTTTGGTTAGGGGCATTTGATGGATTCGACGAATGTTGTGCAATTTGAACTGTAAGATCTGATGAAATTTCCGTAAATTTCCATTTTGCTTTATGGCGATCGGCTTTTTTATCTTAAGACTTTTGTGTTTATCTGTGATTTCTGCTCCACAATTTGGTGGTGTTACCTAAAAATTGTGTCTTGGCACTTCGCGATTATGCTGAATTTCAAGTTGATTGATCATTGATGAACTGAAATGCAATCATAAATTATGCTTAATGAATTGCACAGAAATATGAGTTGGTTGATCAATGTGAATGTTGTGATACAATATTGTGTTCTGAGAATCCTCTAACATATTAGTCAATGTGTGATTTTGATGGCATTTTGATTGTTAAAGTAATGCTTAATGAATTGAACAGAACTCCTGTGTTTCAGTTggaatttatatatagtttttggAGGTAAAGAAATCCCTAATCTGGGTAAGAGAGATGGAAATTGGACTGAGTTACAGACTTGCAGGGGTGAATTCAAAGCATCTTCTTTTGTATATCATTTAGTAGTGTTTTGGGTAACATTATGCTCCTTGGAAGGGATGATTAATCATTAAAGATTGCATTATGTTGTTTGTATGCCTAAGCAAAAGCGGTGTGTATTAGCTCTGTTCTAACTGCGATTTGGTGTGGCACAGAAATGGCATTGGGAGGAGCTGGTCCACAAAGAGGCACTGCTGCAGCTGCTGCTGCAAACATGCGTCGCAGGAGGACAGCAGGCGGTGGAGGTGCTGCTGCTGGCGGGGCGAGTGGCACTATGCTCCAGTTTTACACTGATGACGCCCCGGGACTGAAGATTTCTCCCAACGTTGTTCTCATCATGAGCATTGGTTTCATAGCTTTTGTCGCTGTTCTCCATGTGATGGGCAAGCTGTACTTTGTCCGTCGAGAAGCTTAGAGGATCCTAACCAGTAAATGTGGGTGAATTAGTCTTAGTACACTCAGTTTTGAAGCTTAAACTTGTTCTATAGGCTCTCTAGACTTCTAGTTTGTTTTGTATTGTATGGATTTTTTTTGATGGCATATCAAAATTTTCTTCAGCATCAGTGAAGACTGCATTGTGCACTGCCTCTGCtcaaaattcttcttctttcatttgttttttaatcCAACCATGTTAATCCCTTTGATATTGCCTAAGAAGACATTGTGCTACAACCTCGATTATTAGGATATCGGcaaaaatcaaattcttgacCCTTACCCACTCCACCACCTTTAATGGGTTGTGTGGTTGGATATAgttgcaattcaattacagCACAATGCTTTGGTCATCCAAATTACAATGTTTTAGACCGACCTAATAGAAAAACGTTTGTCAATGATCAAATTTACTTTTAACCCTTATTCAGTACACCACCTCTTTTGGGACTACATGCAAGAAAGATTATCACCTACTTGATCACCTCTTTCGAGACTACATGTAAAACAATTATCAGCAATAGTTAACTTTTACCCACTCAAACACCTCTTGAGGGCTACATGCAAgaatttttcttgaaaatattggACACAGAAGGCTCCGGCCGCCGGGTATAAGCCTATATTGACCAGATGGCTGCGCGTTGCATGCCATGGCAAAGACCAACTTAGACTTTAATTGCCAACAATTAAAGACCAATTGCAACACTTGCAATAACGtaactttaattaattgatcTAATTAAGATTTTCTTTCGTGCAAGAAAActataataatgattattttattccatagTACTGATATCATTTCAATCCATGTGATAAAAATTAGAAACTTAttacagtatcttttcaacttAGTCATATATATGACTCCAATAATAGATAgtgatacatacatatatagtcaTCTAACTAGTATCTCAATCAATATAAAGTAACAGGTAAAACTTTGGAATAATTATTgaagtttaatataattaaagaatatgtATTAGgataaaaaagtataatatacCTATTACAGACTccccttcttggtttgagtttgATTACAAGGCTGATTTTTTGATccctcaaaaaaataataacacttAATTGGTGTATGGCTATTGATCTATGTGTGTAAGTGTGTATAATTACAGAGTCACAGAGAAAACCAAAGAATGAATGGTAAAAGAAATATGGACAAAAGGGTTGGCTTGTTCTTAAAATCAGAACCGCCATTAGAGGACATATCAGATTCTTCAAAAGCTTTATAGCTGAAGTTTGGGTTAGAACCATAAAGTGCTTGAATACCCTTAATGTCATCAAGCTTCAGCTCCACCTTCTTCTCTCTGGGCTTCAAGCTCGGATACATGATCGCTTCTTGAACGGAAGTGTGAGCTAACCCTAGCAAATGCCCGATTTCATGAGTCGCCACCGACTCCAAATCCACCGCCACGTCCGACGTT is a window of Ipomoea triloba cultivar NCNSP0323 chromosome 11, ASM357664v1 DNA encoding:
- the LOC115996889 gene encoding zinc finger protein ZAT9-like; translated protein: MEEHKCRICSRNFVNGRALGGHMRSHVWNPYMQSAGAAAAGDSETESSVSDNSPEEDGAYCLMMLSRDKWNTDEKSSGEAKKTANGKRKYRCESCRKVFRSYQALGGHRASHKKIVVKGLCDDDDDDDNENVGENNGDVEEKLHECPFCYRLFSSGQALGGHKRSHFTAASSACLLSPSTK
- the LOC115996531 gene encoding zinc finger protein ZAT4-like; the encoded protein is MACIDQDGQQFKHYCRVCKKGFMCGRALGGHMRAHGIGDDSATMEDEDQASDWDEKMNDNNGGERTSFKRMYQLRANPNRLKSVRVCENCGKEFFSWKSFLEHGKCSSDDAESLVSDDGDEDFGRKGAGWSKRKRSFRAAKVGNFASNSSEDEDIILAKCLIDLANARAEQEAESSAAAAAVFLAPLAAATRPRVDYKAKGTASSSSKGLFECKACKKVFTSHQALGGHRASHKKVKGCYAAKQDQIDDVIGGGDDDVTTHDDFFPPSKTSSYLHQFEPSRRKSKDHECSICHRVFSTGQALGGHKRCHWITSAANSNSNNSYSPETSAPKFPFHHQEQPKSLDLNLPAGDDIAAAGGIIRRDPRNPFSFEVSTDIHLRPFEVSPNNDDNNDYYNNDNNIIIDEEHQKIAAANVDDVYEDDEADSNNKVELAKLSGMKEMSSINKGNASPWLQVGIGSTAEVRADS
- the LOC115996533 gene encoding cyclin-U2-1-like codes for the protein MEMAVGKEEEASIISPRKLRDDLYLYAYKQQSSTPLVISVIASLIGRTVARNQRIARNYLRGAMVSKDNVGLTKVFECDEAPDMTIESYLERVFRYTGAGPSVYVVAYVYLDRFCHLHPQFRIGPTNVHRLLITTIMVASKYVEDMNYRNSYFARVGGLTTMEMNKLEVEFLFLMRFKLHVNVSVFHSYCCHLEREVSIGGGYQIERTLRCAQDIKSKQREDTTFSLLL
- the LOC115997121 gene encoding protein transport protein Sec61 subunit beta-like, giving the protein MALGGAGPQRGTAAAAAANMRRRRTAGGGGAAAGGASGTMLQFYTDDAPGLKISPNVVLIMSIGFIAFVAVLHVMGKLYFVRREA